TAAAAAGGGATTGTTGCAATATGATAATTTAGACTTAGCCAAAAACAGAGCCGCTAATATTAAAATAAAAGTAATTAACGATTTAGATCAATATTTAATAGAATTTGAACAAAATTTTACAAGAAACGGTGGTAAGGTTATTTGGGCAGTTGACGCTGAAGAAGCTAAAAACGAAGTGCTTAAAATTATAAAAACACATAAAGCCGAGCACGTAGTTAAGATGAAATCGATGACTACTGAAGAAATAGAACTTAATGCCTTTCTTGAAAAAAATGGAATAGAATCATTAGAAACAGATTTAGGAGAATATATTGTTCAGTTAGCCAACGAAAAACCCTATCATATTGTTACTCCAGCTATGCATAAATCAAAAGAGGATATAGCTCTTTTGTTTAATGAAAAAATGGGGTGGAATGAAAATTTGAGTCCTGAAGAAATTACAAACAAAGTAAGATTAAAACTCAGAGAAAAATTTTATAATGCTGATATTGGTATTACAGGAGCTAATTTTTTAATTGCAGATACGGGATCTATTGCGCTTACAGAAAATGAAGGTAATGGTGTTTTAAGCATGTCTATGCCACCTGTTCATATCGCTATTGTGGGAATAGAAAAAATAATACCAAGTATAAACGATTTAGATATTTTTTGGCCATTATTAAGCAGTCACGGAACAGGTCAGCGTATGACTGTTTACAATAGTATTATTAGCGGTCCTAAAAAAGCTAATGAAAAAGACGGACCCTTAGAGAGTTATGTGATTATTTTAAATAATAAACGTAGCGAACTGCTTGCACAAGAAGAACAAAGAATAGCATTATCTTGTATTCGTTGTGGAGCTTGTTTAAATGTTTGTCCCGTATATAAAAATATTGGAGGACATACTTATGAAGCAACCTATAGCGGACCCATAGGTTCTGTTATTTCGCCTTGGTTATTGGGTATGAAGGATTATAAACACTTAAGTTTTGCTTCTACACTTTGTGGTGCCTGTACTGAAGTTTGTCCGGTTAATATTCCCTTGCACGATTTATTATTATTAAATCGTCGAGATGCTGTTGCTCAGAAACATACCACAACAATAGAAAGAATAACGGTTAAAGGAAGTACTAAATTTTTAATGAATAGAAAATGGTTTGATTTTTTTAGTTCTAAAACAAAGAATTTTTTCATTTCGCTTTTCATAAAAAAACTTTGGGGAAACAACAGAAAATTTCCTCCTTTTGCCGAAAAATCTTTTCACGATCAGTGGATAGAAAAGAATAAGACAAATTAGTTTTTTTTCTTACGAAACACTCTATTTACCCAACGTGGTAAAATAATTGCTCCAATAAATAAGTATGGATAATAAGTAATTAAACGCCAAAGTAAAGCCATAGGAACAACCCAGTTTTGATTAGGAATAAAATCACCTAAAAAATCGCTAAAGAAAATTTCTGCTAAACCGCTTCCTCCGGGTGTAGGACTAACCAAAAGCAATATCCACATACTTAACTGACGAGCATATATTAATAAATGTTCATATAATCCTAAACTTCCCATAAAGAACGCCATAAACATAAAATTAATTACTCCGTAACGACCCGTCCAAGCAACAACAGTAACAAAAAAAGATTTAAGCCAAAACGAAAAACTTTTTGTCTTAAACCATTTAGAAGTTTCTATTAACTGATCGGATAATAAACAAACATTATCTTGCCAACGTTTTATTAAAGGAAAGCGGAAAAGCCATCTAAATATTGCTTTAACAACATAAGGGTTTATAAAAATAGCATATCCTAATAGTGCCGTATAGATAAATATTAATCCGTAACCTAACCAAAAATAATATTTAAGCTGACTAAAATGATCTTGAAGAGGAAAAATATTATTTCCAAAAACAAGTAAAAGAATGGGTATGGAAATAATGAAAAAGATTTCATCTAAAAATATAGCCGTTAAAATAATAGCTGTACTTTTTCCTGCACTTATTTTTTCCTTAAAAAGAAAATAAATCGCCGGTGCGGTTCCCCCAACAACAGAAGGAGATATTGCCGAACTAAATTCCCAAAGTATAATTATTTCAAAAGCCTGGCGCCAACCTAATTTGTGACCTGTTAAAATTTTAATACGGATAATGTAAGCAAGATCCCGGACAAACATCATTAATACTGCGACAAAAATCCATAATGCCGCCCCTGCTGACCATTGAAAAAAAGAAAACTGATCGACATCAAAATTCCTAAATAATAAATAAGCCGCTACTCCTAAACCAATGACAATAGGTAGGATAATTCGGCTTGGTTTTAGAGAATCTAATATTTTTTTACCACTCTCGGTTTTAATCTTTTGCATAAATCTCAACAAAGGTAATCAAAGAATCGCTAGTCATAAATAAAAAAATAAAACATATAATATGACAAATAGTCAGACAATATTTATAATTATTGACAAATAGTCATAAATAATATGTTGGTATAAAATTTGAAAAAAGGGAAAAGAAACAAGGGTAAAAAAATATTAAATAATAAAATTAATTAAAGAAAGGAAATATCATGTTACGTTTAGTGAAATTTAACAACGAACCAACATTTGGAAATTTATTGAATCATTTTTTTGAGGGTGAATTTAATCGTTCAACTTATGAGCCTGCAGTAAATATTGGAGAAACAGACAAGTATTTTGAATTAGATTTGTTAATTCCCGGATATACAAAAGAGCAAATCAACATTGAATTGGACGATAATGTATTAACCATTTCAGCAGAAGTTGAACCAAAAGATGATGATTTAGAATGGAGAAAAGAATATTCAATAGAGTCTTTTAGTCGTTCTTTTAGTTTACCAAAAACTGTTGATGGCGAAGCTATTAAAGCCGAGCAAAAAGATGGTATACTACGATTAGAAATACCTAAAAAGAAAGAAGAGCAAAAGCTTAAAAAGCTTATAGCTATTGCATAAATTTTAGATTAGTTGATTGATTTGATTTTTTAAAACCGGGTTTTACTCGGTTTTTTTATGGGAATAACAAAAAGAGACCGTCCTTTTGAGACGGTCTCTTAATTTTATATATAGTGTTTATTATAAAATAAGCATAGCATCACCATAAGTAAAGAAATTATATTTTTCTTTTATAGCTACTTTATAAGCATCCATAATAAAGTCATAACCACCAAAAGCAGTTACCATCATTAACATGGAAGAATAAGGTAAATGGAAATTACTAACCATCGAATTGGCAATTTTAAACTCGTAATTAGGAAAAATAAAACGATTTGTCCAACCATCAAACGGTTTAAGGTGGCTTGAAATAGATGTTGAAGATTCCATACCTTTCATTACCGTTGTGCCAACAGCACAAACACGACGTTTGGTATTAATGGCTTTATTAACAATATCAGCAGCATCCTGACTTATAAATAATTCCTCGGAATCCATTTTGTGTTTTGTAAGATCTTCTACTTCGATAGCACGGAAATTTCCTAAGCCCGCATGAAGTGTAAGTTCGGAAAAATTAACACCTTGGAGTTCCAAACGTTTTAAAATTTCACGACTAAAATGTAAACCGGCAGTTGGTGCTACAACAGCACCTTCGTGTTTAGCATAAATTGTTTGGTATCGCTCATCATCAATAGCCTCAATAGGGCGCATATGTACTTTGGGTAATGGTGTTTCACCTAAGCGTTTTAATGTTTTTTTAAATTCTTTGTAAGTTCCGTCAAACAAAAAACGTAAAGTCCTACCCCTTGAAGTAGTATTATCTATAACTTCTGCAACTAATTCATCGTTTCCGAAATAGAGTTTATTTCCGATACGAATTTTTCTGGCAGGATCAACCAATACATCCCATAATCTAGACTCGCGATTTAATTCGCGTAATAAAAACACCTCTATTTTTGCACCTGTTTTTTCTTTTTCGCCATGTAAACGAGCAGGAAAAACCTTAGTGTTATTCAGCATAAACACATCACCGTCACCAAAATATTCCAATATATCTTTAAAGTTACGATGTTCTATTTTTTTTGTGTCACGATGTAAAACCATTAGACGAGATTCGTCACGGTTTTCTATAGGATAGTTAGCAATTAATTCTTCGGGTAAATTAAACTTGAATTTTGATAGTTTCATGTAAAGCTTTCTAATAAAACACTTTGTTTCCGTTTGCGCACCTAAAAATAGGAATTTAGCCTTTTAAAACGGGGTGCAAAAGTAATGTATTTTTACGCACGTGTCAAGGCATAAATGATTTATTTTAAAGTTGTTCTGTATGAGAGCTTTTTATTTCAGTTATCAAAATTATCGCGTTTAATAATCATAACTTTATTTTCGCCCAATTTTAGATAACCATATTCATAACAAAAATAGTAAATATGACCTTTTTTTGTGGTATAAGAAGATGTGTAATAATTGAAGTTAAAACCGGCATTAGTTAAAGAACCGATAGAAATAACTTTTTTATTAATCTTACCACTAGTATCTTCTAGTAGTTTTCTGTTTTTACGTAAAATACCATTAATGCGACGTACATGATTTTCTGCAGTTGCATTTTTTTCGTTATTGTAGGCGTTCCTGCATTGATCTGAGCAAAATTTTTTGTCAATACGACCACTGATAGGCTCTTGGC
This DNA window, taken from Bacteroidales bacterium, encodes the following:
- a CDS encoding iron-sulfur cluster-binding protein translates to MSLIAEKFLKESKLKAFDLEHRKKINFNIGRYNEAFKKGLLQYDNLDLAKNRAANIKIKVINDLDQYLIEFEQNFTRNGGKVIWAVDAEEAKNEVLKIIKTHKAEHVVKMKSMTTEEIELNAFLEKNGIESLETDLGEYIVQLANEKPYHIVTPAMHKSKEDIALLFNEKMGWNENLSPEEITNKVRLKLREKFYNADIGITGANFLIADTGSIALTENEGNGVLSMSMPPVHIAIVGIEKIIPSINDLDIFWPLLSSHGTGQRMTVYNSIISGPKKANEKDGPLESYVIILNNKRSELLAQEEQRIALSCIRCGACLNVCPVYKNIGGHTYEATYSGPIGSVISPWLLGMKDYKHLSFASTLCGACTEVCPVNIPLHDLLLLNRRDAVAQKHTTTIERITVKGSTKFLMNRKWFDFFSSKTKNFFISLFIKKLWGNNRKFPPFAEKSFHDQWIEKNKTN
- a CDS encoding flippase-like domain-containing protein — its product is MQKIKTESGKKILDSLKPSRIILPIVIGLGVAAYLLFRNFDVDQFSFFQWSAGAALWIFVAVLMMFVRDLAYIIRIKILTGHKLGWRQAFEIIILWEFSSAISPSVVGGTAPAIYFLFKEKISAGKSTAIILTAIFLDEIFFIISIPILLLVFGNNIFPLQDHFSQLKYYFWLGYGLIFIYTALLGYAIFINPYVVKAIFRWLFRFPLIKRWQDNVCLLSDQLIETSKWFKTKSFSFWLKSFFVTVVAWTGRYGVINFMFMAFFMGSLGLYEHLLIYARQLSMWILLLVSPTPGGSGLAEIFFSDFLGDFIPNQNWVVPMALLWRLITYYPYLFIGAIILPRWVNRVFRKKKN
- a CDS encoding Hsp20/alpha crystallin family protein, whose protein sequence is MLRLVKFNNEPTFGNLLNHFFEGEFNRSTYEPAVNIGETDKYFELDLLIPGYTKEQINIELDDNVLTISAEVEPKDDDLEWRKEYSIESFSRSFSLPKTVDGEAIKAEQKDGILRLEIPKKKEEQKLKKLIAIA
- the queA gene encoding tRNA preQ1(34) S-adenosylmethionine ribosyltransferase-isomerase QueA, which produces MKLSKFKFNLPEELIANYPIENRDESRLMVLHRDTKKIEHRNFKDILEYFGDGDVFMLNNTKVFPARLHGEKEKTGAKIEVFLLRELNRESRLWDVLVDPARKIRIGNKLYFGNDELVAEVIDNTTSRGRTLRFLFDGTYKEFKKTLKRLGETPLPKVHMRPIEAIDDERYQTIYAKHEGAVVAPTAGLHFSREILKRLELQGVNFSELTLHAGLGNFRAIEVEDLTKHKMDSEELFISQDAADIVNKAINTKRRVCAVGTTVMKGMESSTSISSHLKPFDGWTNRFIFPNYEFKIANSMVSNFHLPYSSMLMMVTAFGGYDFIMDAYKVAIKEKYNFFTYGDAMLIL